A single genomic interval of Macaca nemestrina isolate mMacNem1 chromosome 14, mMacNem.hap1, whole genome shotgun sequence harbors:
- the TMEM250 gene encoding transmembrane protein 250: protein MPVMPIPRRVRSFHGPHTTCLHAACGPVRASHLARTKYNNFDVYIKTRWLYGFIRFLLYFSCSLFTAALWGALAALFCLQYLGVRVLLRFQRKLSVLLLLLGRRRVDFRLVNELLIYGIHVTMLLVGGLGWCFMVFVDM from the coding sequence ATGCCGGTCATGCCCATCCCGAGGCGGGTGCGCTCCTTCCACGGCCCGCACACCACCTGCCTGCATGCAGCCTGCGGGCCCGTGCGCGCCTCCCACCTGGCCCGTACCAAGTACAACAATTTCGACGTGTACATCAAGACGCGCTGGCTGTACGGCTTCATCCGCTTCCTGCTCTACTTCAGCTGCAGCCTGTTCACCGCGGCGCTCTGGGGTGCTCTGGCCGCCCTCTTCTGCCTACAGTACCTGGGCGTTCGCGTCCTGCTGCGCTTCCAGCGCAAACTCTCggtgttgctgctgttgctgggCCGCCGGCGCGTGGACTTCCGCCTGGTGAACGAGCTGCTCATCTACGGCATCCATGTCACCATGCTGCTAGTCGGGGGCCTGGGCTGGTGCTTCATGGTCTTCGTGGACATGTGA